The Amblyomma americanum isolate KBUSLIRL-KWMA chromosome 2, ASM5285725v1, whole genome shotgun sequence genome contains the following window.
atcatttAAGGTGTAGGGCAAGGGGTAGGAATGGCTGTTGAGACAGAGATTTCACAGTAGGCTTTGTCCtctttccgtgcgactcaggcggaccaATTggttgggacgttaagcctctaTTAATTGGATCACgatattgtgggtaccagtggacATGTGACGCTTCATCCTAACCTTCCGCGGAAGACGTTGGGTGGAAGTGACAGCTGTGCGTAttatgtctgcctgttgtgtttagCGCGGAGTGAGCATGTGGTATTGGAGGTGGTATataatgcggctaatgattaatgaattggtcatattgagggtctcgcgttcagacagcccatgattgtgTGCTGCCACGCGCCTGATTAGTGACGCGACCAGTTTGGTCTGTCTTTGGAAGAGCTGAAGGGttcaacgttcaatttggcttccgtgcAAACATCTcagcgcaagacgtacttctcacccttagagtctctcttttacactaagcgcAATAATgtcgctacgcgagccatactggccctcgataatcataaggctttcgacacaataagccatgatCATATACTGACGACTTTAGCCACCACTGGCTGTGGCACCCGCACGTGGTAAAATGTTCCGGCCTTCCTTCAGAGACGCACGGCagtactccaccttggggatatCACCTACCAGCCTCTCCCCCTGCCTAAATGGGGAATCCCAcaggggcggtcctatcaccgTAAATTGTTCACATTTTCCTAGCGCCACTGCCAATGGCTCTTGCTGCTGtgctattccagggctccacacaCCCGTATACGCGGGCGATATTTCTCTATGGACAACGTGAGGAGCCCTTGGAACAGCCGAGGATATCCTTCAATTTGCTATATACATCAACACCACCCGTTTAGCAATCAGAGGCCTCATTTTCTCTCCAACTAAATCGAAACTCTTGCAGTTGAAACCCCTCCGCAGTGATCCCctattgaactgcacatgtacgggaatacagtgcccattgtgtctcaggtgaagattctcggccttctcattaacaacacattcgatgcaaccgccacccttcTGCTGCTGCAACTCGCGTTAAATATTTACATGgtacagaaagaaaatgaaaactgaaaattggtttttgaggaaacgaaatggcgcagtaattgtctcacatatctcggtggacacccgaaccgcgctgcaagggaaAGGATGAAGGATGGAGTGGtagataaaaagaagaaagaggtgccgtagtggaggtctccggacaCCTGTTGATCTTTAAggtgcattggcatcgcacagcacgctggcgtattttgcgtttcgccttctttgaaacgcggccgccgcggtacaGAACAGACCAAGCGAGTACATTTTTGTTTCCTGGCATGTGTGCAGAAGGCCAAGGAATCCGCGCTGCACCACCATCCCTTGACGGATTTAGCTGAATCTACAACAGTACTGATGGCGACAAAGCAGGTAAGTATCCACAATTTGTAGCATAAATGTTGATTGTGTTTACGAGCCCCGGAAAAAAACTGGCATGATTGAAGCCGTGAGGACAAGGATGATGTTGAATTGATTCCTCTGTTCGCTGGCTAGGGGAAACAAATATTGCGTGTAAACGACATCATCAGCTATCGAGGAAAAGCGAACGTGGTCTCAGTAGTGTTGAATTTATTACAGATATGTACGCATGACGAACCTTGCCATAAAACTGACATAATATTACCACTAAGGCGTTCTGAGATAAATAATGTTCATGCTCGCAAGCTATACACTTGTGATTTATGCTTAAGGGTGGACACACGTGAGGGGGCCCTTTTTGCTAGGTAATTCTTGGTAGAGAGAAAACAGTAAAATAACCCATAGCTTCTAAGGAAAGAGAGACGCTATACCTGACGTATTTTAAAATGTGTGCACATTCTTACCTGTACCTAATTCAAGAATCACTGCGCGTGTGGTTTTGGTATAAATAGTTGTAATTTACGCAGTGCTGTCTCCCTATTGGCCCCATTTGGCGGAAAAGCCGATGTTCCTCTTATGCTGAAATTTTAGCATGATATTATGGAAAAGAAGAGTAGCTACTTATCGGTTTCGTTGAGCTTCCGTTTCTGGTAAGAACACTTTTGTGATCGCCACGCTTGTTGGCTTCACTGGAGAAAAAGCCATTTCCCAGTGATCTCCAATCAGGCATAATTCCCAGATCGGTAGAGACAGGTCATAACACCTTGTGACTTCGTCACAACCTGTACACCATGGCACGTGGAACCTGCTCACCGGCATGTGAGATAACAGCCCTCCGTGCAAGTggcagtgaaataaaataaagtaaATTCAATGAAGCTGCCACCTCCCAAGCGTGGCGCTGCATGTGACCTTAGCAGCAGGTGTCGATGAGCAACCTGGGTCTAAGAAGCCCAACTGGTGGCTCTGTTTGCAACATCCACCAGCCGGGGTAGTGGCGCATCCCTTatacgctgcaccactgcgccagcagcggTATTAGAACTTCCCGTGATCTAATAATTTTACTTAGAGGGTCGCGACGTCACAAGCACTTTGTGAACACCAACGGAGCTATTATAAAGCACCACCAATTTCGAAAATCTGAATACCTCAGAAATTTGGAGGTTAGCCTATCCCGAAAATTGCAGACATCCAAAATTATGGAAGTTGGCCCAACCCAGACAGTGCATTAAAATGGATTAGTGCGTTTTTGCGTGTGCACTAAGATGAACAGTGGGTCGAATAGTATAACCAGATATGATAATCCAACGGAAGGTACTTGAATCTTCCAGAAGGCGATGACTCATGTGTACTGAATGGAGGCAATGTAATCAACTTCAACCAGAGGTTTTGCGTAAAAATCGCAAAAAGACATTAAAATCACTGTCGACACCATAAGCAACCTAAACtctctcatgttttttttttagaaccatGGTTAAGAAAACTACCATGTTTTTCGTCAAACCACTTTGTTCTCATTTCAAACAGGATTGTCATCGCGGCTGGATGTGGGTTTATCTGTCTGTAGCAGCTtaattttgtatattttgctAACACTGGTgactatggggaacttgcgctgaggTTTGCGGTGCCGAtcgcagcgccataacacactgcctagcgagaagagcaagcagtttttggTATTACTATCAGTTCTTTTCCGCGCctccttcaggcgcttattggcgtgagcctccgcgctctgtcgatgGCGCACGTGccatgcgtcagctatctgggctacgccgagagaagctaggccaTGAATGCTGTCGGCCAAACACggatatctaatcgcgcagaaagtgttctcgcgtttgcagcggcccaagcagctgacaaaagcagttttgagtcaccgaatgaaacaattgcagtgccaccttcgcagcgcaggttccccatgaAAATTAGGCACTTTCCTTAATGTTGATAAAACTGTAAACTTTTAAATATTTGCCAAAAGACGTTCAGAGTAATCAGCCTACTTGGGCAAGATTAGTCTGCGGCAATATCTAAtgtagaacttcttgctgggcgagctggtgcatagctttcttgggatgGCGGTGCGCACACGACAGGACGAACACAAAAAAAGTAGAAGATGGCAGATGGAGCGCAATCTGTCATCTGTCAGCTGTCTCTATTTCTGATCTTCTACattttcctgtgttcgtcctttgTGTGCGCACCGCCATCACAAGAAAGGCAATATCTAAACCGCCGTCTTAAGACGCCCTCTGCCAGGCTTGTATGAACGGCGCGATTGATCAGGGTGCATTACGGAGAAAATCAAATTGCTGGTTCATATTAATAGCATATCCGTTGTCCACCTGACTTAAGCCGGGTAATCGGTCAGCGCCAGACTGCTCGGCAAATGCTGTTTGTGCTGCTGTGGCTGCAAAATATGAAAGGAGAAACATGTGAAGAGTGGCTGGCACCAGCAGGGTCAAAGCACTAGCGGTCCTTGGATCGGCAGGAAGCGCGACTACTTTTAACAAGAAGGTTGCATTAAAGGCGCATGAAGAAGGCTGCCGAAATACTGTATCTTAGTTACTGCCACCCTTCCAATGGTGCAGGAGTCGCAAACGAGTGGAAAGGACACGGTTACGGCCGGCGCACGTTCCACGCCTGTATCGGAAGCTGGGAGCCATCATGGCCGCAACCAGGCACGACGGACAGAATTAGAAGCTGACGAAACCACAAGCCGACCTCACGGTGGATCCGTGGTCGTCTCGTCTCCAGAGCAGAACACCCCCGCTACTCAGCGAGGGCTGGGCTGACAACTATTTCGAATTACAGTCCTCGCTTGAGCTTTTGAAGCGAAGTACAGagcttttattttttgtcttttcACTGGTTGCAGAGGCGCTGGGTGGAGGGAAAAGACTACGGAGAATGTTGCTGGTGAGAATATTTGAGGAGCGACAGCAACACTACTGTGGCGGATTTCTTAAAGTGGAATACGTATGCTAGAGAAGCAGCGGGGAGGTGTGATGTTCAGGAAGTAAGCATCGTTTGGAGCCTTGGAAGTACGTTTAAAGTCTCATATCGTTCTCTCTCGAAAAGTGACAGTAGTCTTAATTTATTGCACAACATGAGTACGTTGAATTTGTGAGCCGATCAACTATTATCTAAATATCAATAAATATAAAAACAGGCTCCGTTTTTAAAAGAGGTGCCTGCTTCGTATCCGGCTTAGAAACGATGCTGGCAATGTATTCGACGATGGTGTACAATTGCGAATGCATAGAATTCTCGACTGTGCGCTGCGAGGAGGTTCTAATGTCTACACAGAGGTTTCCTTCTAGATTTTTGCGTTTTTAAATGTGCTAATATAGAATTGGTTCAGATTGTTTCAAAGTTCCCCTTACAGTCTTTATGGAAAAAAGGTACAGCACTCCGGCGGAAACGTTTATTCAAACGACTTGCTGATGGCTGAAATATAGCCGCCGAAGTCAAGCAGTTTTGGGCTTATCTCTGCAGCCCGCTCTTTGAAATGTGTCCTTCCCTAGTGCTTGGCGACTAGCCTCAATAAACGAAAATTTCCTTTCTCTACCGCTTTTAGCTGGAGCTGAGGAGTACGTCGGATGCTTATTTTGTAACTTAATTGTatcctttcttgctttttgtaCCTGGCACATTTAGAGGGGTATTTCTGTGCTCTTCCTGGCACGAACCTGTCGTTTGCAGAGAGCGAATGTCTGTGCGCCGTGCTTTGCGTGAAATGCGATTATAAAAATTAGAGGATTTGGGCATGGTATTACGAGAGCAGCTTCTGCGTAGAcggtgcgccagccaccgcgcTATGATAAGATGAAAGGGATCACGCAAAGGACAACCGACGCAGAGTTTGGGCAACACAAGAGCATAAGAGGACAAGGACAAGAAACTAAAACCTGACTATTCTTCGTACAAATGGCTACAAAAAGGAGCGGCTGAACACAAAAGAACGAGCACAAAGAGCAGATGACGACGTCGTGGAGCATTCCCTCGCCAGTCAGAATGGTGGGCCAACGAATTGTTCACTGCCTGTATATCGCCGTAGGCGTGCATGTGATGTCTGTGGAATTGATGAGGAGATTGACTTGTGCGCAGGAAAAGCTGCTGCGTTCGCTGACCGCTTATTtttgatgacccgaaagacgtggattTCATCCCGGCCGTGCtggtcgcatttcagtggagacgaaatgctagtcTCGTGCAATGAGTGATGCCAGTGGACGTTAAAtagccccaggtagtcgaaattatttggagcccttcactgggGCGTCCCTCGCAACCTGAGTTCGTTTGGTACGCTAAACCCTATAAACAAAACCAACTTGTGTGCAGAAAGGCTGTCAACAGGCTGTACTGTGCATAATGTATGAAATGCATTTAGTGGAAGTTCTCGGCCACTTGAAGCCCACAGTGTCTAGAAACCACTGCGAACCTGAAGCTCACGAAGGCGAACTTATCAGAAACTTTCAGAAACTGTCCGTGCAAATGATATCCAGGAAACAACAAAGCTCAGTCCCGAGGTGAATTAGAACCAGCGCGGATGGCAACACAGCAGCTCCAGCTCCCGGTTGCTTAGACCCGACGGCTGCCGTCAGATTTTTCAACTGAGCATCTAATATAGTGAAACAATGTTCTATGCATTGTAATCATTCAGAAATGCTGCAGAGGCTGGCATCAAAGACGTATGCAGATAaaaaacaccaagaaaaacaaACAGCGCTACAGGGAAGGCGAGGCTGAGTACTCCTCCTATGAGGGTCGTGCAATCCGATTTGCAGTTTCTCTCGTCACACACGTCCCGTCCCTGAAATAAGCAATAATTTGTCTAAAATTGAATTTGGCCCTAACAACAGATGCAGAGTGCCGGTGCATATCAGTTATAAGCTGCGCAGTACAACCAGAAAATTTATGAAGCGCTCATCAATCTATTGTGCACAAGTTTGGTATCATACAGAATGAGGAGTAAAATTACCGCGCTTCTTCTAAGTCCGCTGCAAAACATCCCACAAGAGGATGGAGATTTGCAAGTACCATTCGATGTTATCGCAGGTTAGAGACTGGTCGAATCTTTCTATCAGGTTTCTTTACCTCCTGCTTATCGATGGCAGCATTGACGTTTTTGGCGCTCCGCCATGACCCTGTGATATTGTCTTGAGGCAGATAAAGCAGATGCATGCTTTAGAGTATGAGCTCTTCATAGCTCGTTGCTTAGTTTTGTGCCCTCGTTGTTAACGCCGGCCAGAGCATTGGCCGAAAGACGCACGGTCTCTCGCCGTATGCGCGCGGAACGCTGCCTTCGAGGTCAGCAAAAACGAGTgccgtgcatgtgtgtgtgcgtgtgcgtgccgtgtgtgtgtgtgcgtgtgtgcgcgtctgtgtgtgtgtgtgcgtgcgcgcgcgcgcgtgtgtgtgtgcgtgcgtgtgcgtgtgcgtgttcgTGTTCGtgttcgtgtgcgtgtgtgtgtgtgtgtgtgcgtgtgtgtgtgtgtgtgtgtgtgtgtttgtgtgtgtgtgcgcgcgcgtgtgtgcgtgtgtgcgtgtgtgcgtgtgtgtgtgcgtgtgtgtgtgtgtgtgtgtgtgtgtgtgtgtgtgtgtgtgtgtgtgtgtgtgtgtgtgtgtgtgtgtgtgtgtgtgtgtgtgtgtgtgtgtgtgtgtgtgtgtgtgtgtgtgtgtgtgtgtgtgtgtgtgtgtgtgtgtgtgtgtgtgtgtgtgtgtgtgtgtgtgtgtgtgtgtgtgtgtgtgtgtgtgtgtgtgtgtgtgtgtgtgtgtgtgtgtgtgtgtgtgtgtgtgtgtgtgtgtgtgtgtgtgtgtgtgtgtgtgtgtgtgtgtgtgtgtgtgtgtgtgtgtgtgtgtgtgtgtgtgtgtgtgtgtgtgtgtgtgtgtgtgtgtgtgtgtgtgtgtgtgtgtgtgtgtgtgaacagcTCAGCCAGCAGCGGACGCTACATGCCGTGCGAGGGTGTCGGTGAGCAGGCCCCGGACAGTCGGCCGGAATATTACGCGCGGCAGCAGAGAATGCGAAGCGTGGTAGGCCTCGGAAGGGCACTTGATACCACCGCCGCCATGAACAAAGTGGGTGGAAAAACACCCGCCCGATTCCAGGAACTCACAGGGCCAGTCTCATTACCTGTGAGTAATAAGCATATGCGGCAGAGGCGACAATGAATGCGGTCCGGATCAGGAAATCTTCAGGAAAGAGTCAGCGAGCAGTCGCGTTTAAAaattatatttttaaaaattacttgcTTTCACACCGTGCTAACACTAACACATTCGCGTAACGGACTCGTAAAGTCATGTGACTTTTTCAAGGTAAAACACTATTCTCATGGCCAGGGCGTAGTTTTCGTCGGCTTGAACAGGCTGCGGGCAGCTCGCGGTTCAATCACGTCGAGGTGCGAACCCTCTTCAGCTTTCATCTCAGCAGACCGTACGGGCTTACATCTACACCtttctttatttccagaagacaactggatggtctcttgggctaaaagctacacaaaagcttgacgaggcccaagagaccattacaaggcagcagcgtaaagaatagaaacataatagatgaatagtacataggtagacagtaatagggaaataataaaacagttactgtgacaggtaataatgatgtcaatcacataaagctaccagtaatgaactgaaaccaaaataaaacaactgaaaagcacatacgcggaaacaacaaacaaaaattaatggatcacaactgcacaaaacaggaatgtaattgttttttgttcaagcccactgtgtgtctatatttttTTAGTATTGTtgggaggttatgggtaagtgactgatatttataaaatgtacgaaaatgaggaactgcccaggcatcaacatttcttgtttgcacgctaatatttcgtcgctctaaggatgccaaggactttagaaggttagtaacttcaggggaggaaaagtagattgactgtaataggcgaaattcatacaacttgtctacacttatgatattgaatgattcaaatgcaccctttgtagtttccatgggctcaatatttgctatgtaacggatgatttttttctgtaaaaccaggagtttatttaaattggtttttgtggttgtgcaccaaactagactgcagtatcttaaatgagagttaaacaaagcatgatatacttgaagttttatcttgggtggcagtacagtacgacagcgcgatataactcctgtaatcgaggaaagttttttacgaaggtgatcaatgtgagcatcccaggttagatgtgaggaaaaatgtacacctaatattttatggttgtcaacgatttcaatttcttggtgctcataggttatagtgtgatttatttcaactattttttttttagcgcggaatataatagctttagttttagtgcaattgatttgaagtctgtgtaacttggaccatgtggatagcttagctaaaaattcattacattgcatgattaaaccatcagcatttgggccagaaataagaatagtactatcatcagcatatatcactagttttactgtattatcaatattcaccaactcattaacgtatgtattgaacaacagcggacctaacacacttccctggggtacgccactctttatcgaaaaaagggatgagctgcagtttttgacaaacactctctgaaacctgttgctgaggtagcatttcagcaaagctagacacgtgccgcagatcccgtaagcttgtattttggatagaagaatgttatggtccagacagtcaaaagccttgctgaaatctataaaaacagccaacgagaacaaattactttctatgtttcgtaaaatattttcttttaatgttagtaaagcagtttccgtcgatctgtccttcctaaaaccaaactgtgcatttgttattatgttttctttgttaaagaagttagttatacgagcaaaaatgattttttctagtgccttaaaaaatacagggaggactgaaattgggcgatagttttttgccaagtttgggtcgccgcccttgaagattacagaaaccctggcacatttcattttttcaggaaagacgcctgaatccagtattaaattaaatatgtaagcaagtacggatgtaagtaaggtcaatacatactttatcggcatgatttgaatgttttcaatatcaagcgccttactgtttcggagcaacatgaaagtgttataaatgtcctgctcatcagtaggctgaaggtatattgttttcattgtactagtggagattccagttgtatctggaggatagtcacaaggatttgcaatactcacaaaatgattgttaaggtaatccgcaagcgctttaccgctcaattcaccaccttcatgtgttaaaacatccggaagggaacttttacttttacgacccaaaacagtgtttattgctttccatgcagcgtccgggcgttgtcgagcgcagtctgcaaataactgctcatagtataaagatttggctctccgaagctcagcgtttagcttattccgcaatattttaaactcctttagagtttcttttgaacgtgcacgcaagaaagaatgaaagtgacgatttttatttttgatcatttgtaagtgttctcgagtgacccatggtttcttaatcttttttgttggcacgatagtttgcaaagggaaatgtttagcatagatgcacacaaaacgatttatgaattcgttatacgcgtcattcgcatccacattttttagcacggcagaccaatcttggttcatgatttcattcttgaacgagattagctttccttcggtaatgcgctgaacaaaaaatgtttcccttttcacattcctgtccagtgaatcaatgcgatatgttaagaaagtaggacagtgatcactaacgtcgcaggcaactgtgcctgcattgtaaatttcagtgtcaagattcgtaacaatgagatctagcatggatgatgtagaacatgtaattcgagttggtgttttaatcacatttatgaaaccagatgaaaccagttttgtgctaaagtcacgaacacagttattttcctctaacatgtttatgttaaaatcaccaccactgatgagcctaaggttgtttttacaaataaattccaagaagtcttcataaaattctaagaagcgtgcaacattcccagttggtggacgatacaagacagaaattatttcttgtttatttttcagcGTTAAGATTTCATAATCCACAGTGGTCTTACTGAATTCCGGCAAAATTTCACACTTCTTGTGCTTTGCAACTAGAATTGCGACGCCACCACCCCTGCTGTTTTTACGATTAAGAAAGAAGTTATTGTAACCATCTAGTTCCAACATTTTGCTGCTGTTTGTATACCAAGTTTCCGACAGCATTAGGACAGAAAATTGAGAGCAAAATTGCTGTAATAAAAGGACAATGTCATCTTCTTTACGGTTCACTGAACGTGCATTGATATGCGTAACTGATTCGCATGATAAATAATCAAACTTCACATCAGATGGCAGAGTAAGCTCCTGATAATCCATCTTTCAAtgcttgaaaacacgaagcagatAGCCAGATGAGCACGATGTCGGCAATCACACGTTATCGGCATCACGAGCTGTGTTGCCCGCTTGAGTAGAAAAAATCTTGTCGACAACGTCCTCACCTGTCACATGCACAGTGGGCGTGTTATCTGCCTGCTTGGCAAAGATTTTCCCGTTGTAGGACCACACCGATTTCCAGttacactcatatttttttttcacagccattgCAAGTAGTTTCTTCAATGCTGGACAGAGGTGCTCATTAACATATATTGCTTCTGATTTGTCTAGGCCGATGTCTTTGCTTGTAAACCGTGTTTTTTTCGCCTTCGTCAGGACAATGTCCCGCTTCCTGCGGGATTTGAATTGGACGAGGATGTGCGATTTCCCAGCAGTTCGCGTCGGCACgcgatggcagacttcaatgtcagctTTTTCTATTGGTTCTGAGATGGTGTTGCCAATTTTAGAGAGAATTCAGCTTTCATCTCAGCAGACCGTACGGGCTTAGTTGGCTGACCTATAGCTAGGCATTAGCCCTTAGCTGGAATGAGCCGGACTTAACGACAGCGACATGATTAGCCTTTCCCCGGCTACGGTACGGAATAGAACTACGGCGACTGCAGTGCGCCCATGTCTCTATAGGAAACTGTTCCTGTCCTATGCGCAGGACTCCTTCACAGAGCACAAGGTGGATTTCTTTCTCGACCAGTTCACTTTATCCTACGATTCCGCATACAGGCAGCGAGAGGCCTCTACCGGTAGCAAATGTTTGTGCCAGCTATGCTTTCCAAGAATGGCAGGTATAATCTTGTACCACCAAGCAGTATTTAAAATATTAGGCGTAAATAACCCTAGATTCGGGTTTCTATCCTCGCGGGCAACAGCATCGGTGCTGTTCTCCTTTCTTTAACGCACTTTGGATAACAATGCTCAACTTCGAGCTCATATCAACACAGGAACCCCCAGCTGGTGCTCCCAAAGGCAGATTCGTCAAGGGACCTGGCATCCTCACAAAAGTGCACCGCAGGAGCTTCTACGCACCTTCTCTCGACGTGCCTGCCGAAAGAGGCTGAATTCAGGTTCCCGCCTTTTTAAAGACAGCCTAGCCTTCTG
Protein-coding sequences here:
- the LOC144120200 gene encoding uncharacterized protein LOC144120200; protein product: MNFARQWFRNERKRPRSESPVYVLRFDRPPRRSEEDDYQDVHFALWKQRFEGKNAIAFSIVLALLLGAAACFAFGTNSKAKESALHHHPLTDLAESTTVLMATKQESQTSGKDTVTAGARSTPVSEAGSHHGRNQARRTELEADETTSRPHGGSVVVSSPEQNTPATQRGLG